Proteins encoded in a region of the Streptomyces sp. NBC_01471 genome:
- a CDS encoding methyltransferase domain-containing protein, translating into MSLMTDAQFEKFFEPYAGNVEGFYEATYWRLADELIKELIRRHLDLKSGQRVLDVGGGTGRWGIWLATEFGVDVTVADKSADMLRQAETNRRASSVADRVELVHCDVEDAPELVDASYDAVISTYGVLSFLDNPAAAFETIHRAMRPGATGFLMSHSLSNALSSKILRDGAGPEELAALMATRIVRWSEHVPPLRVFSADELKSLATGAGLVGERVFGVTALALPGPEDFGYPYDKISDISRALKDEEYFRTVLALELEASRHDAWAERGTNLAIKVRRP; encoded by the coding sequence ATGTCGCTGATGACTGATGCTCAGTTCGAGAAATTCTTCGAGCCGTATGCTGGCAACGTCGAAGGTTTTTATGAGGCCACCTACTGGCGGCTGGCCGACGAGTTGATCAAGGAGCTGATCCGACGCCACCTCGACCTCAAGAGCGGTCAGCGCGTCCTGGACGTGGGTGGTGGTACGGGCCGATGGGGCATCTGGCTGGCCACCGAGTTCGGTGTCGACGTCACCGTTGCGGACAAATCTGCCGACATGCTCCGGCAGGCGGAGACCAATCGCCGGGCATCGTCCGTGGCCGACCGCGTCGAGCTCGTCCACTGCGATGTGGAGGACGCCCCCGAACTGGTCGACGCGTCCTACGACGCGGTGATCAGCACCTACGGCGTACTCTCCTTCCTCGACAACCCGGCCGCGGCCTTCGAGACCATCCACCGGGCCATGCGTCCCGGCGCGACGGGCTTCCTCATGAGCCACTCCCTGTCGAACGCCCTCTCCTCGAAGATCCTCCGGGACGGCGCCGGTCCCGAGGAGCTGGCTGCCCTGATGGCCACTCGTATCGTGCGGTGGTCCGAGCACGTGCCGCCGTTGCGGGTCTTCTCGGCCGATGAGCTGAAGTCTCTTGCCACCGGTGCCGGCCTGGTCGGCGAGCGGGTCTTCGGCGTCACGGCACTCGCTCTGCCGGGACCGGAGGACTTCGGTTACCCGTACGACAAGATCAGCGACATCTCACGTGCCCTGAAGGATGAGGAGTACTTCCGTACGGTCCTGGCTCTGGAGCTGGAGGCCAGCCGGCACGACGCGTGGGCCGAACGCGGCACCAATCTGGCGATCAAGGTGCGCAGGCCGTGA
- a CDS encoding class I SAM-dependent methyltransferase — translation MSATASTVPYDALSAVYDRWTAQNDYSRWAAYLADRFSAHGDVRRVLDVCCGTGSLIALLQMQGLEVSGADGSEGMLMRARTRTAPGTELFHVRLPAPLPVADASYDAAVCSFDSVNYFRPDQLPELFTCVAKALRPGGLFVFDVNTRYKLENLHGNSHYGDDLDSFAYVWRNRYHPEEHRCDFTISLFTRGTEGFAKQVEQHSQWWFDPEEIRSAGRMAGFEAATVTEDYEDHHPGPKTMRETWTFVRGPAPAA, via the coding sequence GTGAGCGCCACGGCGTCGACTGTTCCCTACGACGCGCTGTCGGCGGTCTACGACCGGTGGACTGCCCAGAACGACTACTCCCGGTGGGCGGCTTACCTGGCCGACCGCTTCAGCGCCCACGGCGACGTCCGACGAGTCCTCGATGTGTGCTGCGGCACGGGCAGTCTCATCGCGCTGCTGCAGATGCAGGGGCTTGAGGTCAGCGGTGCCGACGGGTCCGAGGGCATGCTGATGCGGGCCCGCACCCGCACAGCGCCGGGCACCGAACTGTTCCACGTCCGGCTGCCCGCACCCCTGCCCGTAGCCGACGCGTCCTACGACGCGGCTGTGTGCAGCTTCGACAGTGTCAACTACTTCCGGCCCGACCAACTGCCGGAGCTGTTCACCTGCGTCGCCAAGGCACTGCGCCCTGGCGGGCTGTTCGTGTTCGACGTCAACACCCGGTACAAGCTGGAGAACCTGCACGGCAACAGTCACTACGGCGACGACCTGGACAGTTTCGCCTATGTGTGGCGTAACCGATACCACCCCGAAGAGCACCGCTGCGACTTCACCATCAGCCTGTTCACGCGGGGCACCGAAGGCTTCGCCAAGCAGGTCGAGCAGCACAGCCAGTGGTGGTTCGATCCGGAGGAGATCCGTTCCGCCGGTCGGATGGCAGGCTTCGAGGCGGCCACCGTGACGGAGGACTACGAGGACCACCACCCGGGCCCGAAGACCATGCGCGAGACATGGACCTTCGTACGCGGACCGGCCCCGGCCGCCTGA